In Streptomyces hawaiiensis, one genomic interval encodes:
- the iolD gene encoding 3D-(3,5/4)-trihydroxycyclohexane-1,2-dione acylhydrolase (decyclizing), with protein sequence MTPTTRLTVAQALVRFLSAQYTERDGVRQRLIGATWGIFGHGNVAGLGQALLEHAAEMPYHQGRNEQAMVHAAVGYARQSGRLSTHAVTTSIGPGATNLVTGAALATINHLPVLLLPGDIFATRPADPVLQQLEVPYAGDVSVNDCLRPVSKYFDRITRPEALIPSALAAMRVLTDPVETGAVTLALPQDVQAEAYDWPEEFFAERVWTVRRPGADPTELTEAVQAIRAAKRPLVIAGGGVHHSRAEEALAEFAETTGIPVASTQAGKGSLRHDHPQDVGGVGHTGTATANELARTADLVIGTGTRYTDFTTASGTLFSNPDVRFLNLNIAPFDGHKLAGRPLIADARSGLRELTNALRPHAYRVAGTYATEYTEDKERWEQRVDACYEVDEPDTRPTQPQVLGALDELADESDILINAAGSLPGDLHKLWRTRSPDQYHLEYGYSCMGYEIPAAIGVKMAAPDRPVWALVGDGTYLMMPTEIVTAVQEGIAIKVLLIQNHGYASIGGLSESVGGERFGTAYRYPSQDGSYTGPPLPVDLAANAASLGMRVLRAKTVRDLREALAEARAADTPTCVYVETQTADTVSGAPPAQAWWDVPVAETATRPSAVKARELYERHVSTRRRHL encoded by the coding sequence ATGACCCCGACGACGAGGCTGACGGTCGCACAGGCGCTCGTGCGCTTCCTGTCCGCCCAGTACACCGAACGCGACGGCGTCCGGCAGCGGCTCATCGGCGCCACCTGGGGCATCTTCGGCCATGGCAACGTCGCCGGCCTCGGCCAGGCGCTCCTGGAGCACGCCGCGGAGATGCCGTACCACCAGGGCCGCAACGAGCAGGCCATGGTGCACGCGGCGGTGGGCTACGCCCGCCAGTCGGGCCGCCTGTCCACGCACGCGGTGACGACCTCCATCGGCCCGGGCGCCACCAACCTCGTCACCGGCGCCGCCCTCGCGACCATCAACCACCTGCCGGTGCTGCTCCTGCCCGGCGACATCTTCGCCACCCGCCCCGCCGACCCGGTCCTGCAACAGCTCGAAGTGCCCTACGCGGGCGACGTGTCGGTCAACGACTGTCTGCGGCCGGTCTCGAAGTACTTCGACCGGATCACGCGCCCGGAAGCCCTGATCCCGTCGGCGCTCGCCGCGATGCGCGTGCTCACCGACCCCGTCGAGACCGGCGCCGTCACCCTCGCCCTGCCCCAGGACGTGCAGGCCGAGGCGTACGACTGGCCCGAGGAGTTCTTCGCCGAGCGCGTCTGGACCGTACGGCGTCCCGGCGCCGACCCGACGGAACTGACCGAGGCCGTGCAGGCGATCCGGGCGGCGAAGAGGCCCCTGGTCATCGCGGGCGGCGGCGTCCACCACAGCCGCGCCGAGGAGGCCCTCGCCGAGTTCGCCGAGACCACCGGCATCCCGGTCGCCTCCACCCAGGCCGGCAAGGGCTCCCTGCGCCACGACCACCCCCAGGACGTCGGCGGCGTCGGCCACACGGGCACCGCCACCGCGAACGAACTCGCCCGCACCGCCGACCTGGTGATCGGCACCGGCACCCGCTACACCGACTTCACCACCGCCTCCGGCACCCTCTTCTCGAACCCGGACGTCCGGTTCCTGAACCTCAACATCGCCCCCTTCGACGGCCACAAGCTCGCCGGCCGGCCCCTGATCGCGGACGCCCGCAGCGGCCTGCGGGAGCTCACCAACGCCCTGCGCCCGCACGCGTACCGGGTCGCCGGCACCTACGCCACCGAGTACACCGAGGACAAGGAGCGCTGGGAGCAGCGCGTCGACGCCTGCTACGAGGTGGACGAACCGGACACCCGCCCGACCCAGCCCCAGGTCCTCGGCGCCCTGGACGAACTCGCCGACGAGTCGGACATCCTGATCAACGCCGCCGGCTCCCTCCCCGGCGACCTGCACAAACTGTGGCGGACCCGATCGCCCGACCAGTACCACCTGGAGTACGGCTACTCCTGCATGGGCTACGAGATCCCCGCCGCCATCGGCGTCAAGATGGCCGCCCCGGACCGGCCCGTGTGGGCGCTGGTCGGTGACGGCACGTATCTGATGATGCCCACGGAGATCGTCACGGCCGTGCAGGAAGGCATCGCGATCAAGGTCCTGCTCATCCAGAACCACGGCTACGCGTCCATCGGCGGCCTGTCGGAGTCGGTGGGGGGCGAGCGGTTCGGCACCGCCTACCGCTACCCGTCCCAGGACGGCTCGTACACGGGGCCGCCGCTGCCCGTCGACCTCGCCGCCAACGCGGCCAGCCTCGGCATGCGCGTGCTGCGCGCGAAGACCGTACGGGACCTGCGGGAGGCCCTCGCCGAGGCCCGGGCCGCCGACACGCCCACATGTGTCTACGTGGAGACCCAAACGGCAGACACAGTGTCGGGCGCGCCTCCCGCCCAGGCCTGGTGGGATGTACCCGTGGCCGAGACCGCGACACGGCCGTCCGCGGTCAAGGCACGTGAGCTGTACGAACGGCACGTCTCCACCCGACGCCGCCATCTGTGA
- the mmsA gene encoding CoA-acylating methylmalonate-semialdehyde dehydrogenase encodes MTKIVNHWIGGKTVEGASGTHGPVTNPATGEVTTKVAFASADEVDAAVAAAKDAYLTWGQSSLAQRTSILFKFRALLDANRDAIAELITAEHGKVHSDALGEVARGLEIVDLACGINVQLKGELSTQVASRVDVASIRQPLGVVAGITPFNFPAMVPMWMFPIAIACGNTFVLKPSEKDPSASLKIAELLSEAGLPDGVFNVVHGDKVAVDRLLEHPDVKAVSFVGSTPIARYIHTTASANGKRVQALGGAKNHMLVLPDADLDAAADAAVSAAYGSAGERCMAISAVVAVGSIGDELVEKIRERAEKIKIGPGDDPTSEMGPLITKVHRDKVASYVEGAAAEGCDVVLDGTGHTVDGFEDGHWIGISLLDKVPTSAKAYQDEIFGPVLTVLRTETYEEALELINASPFGNGTAIFTRDGGAARRFQLEVEAGMVGVNVPIPVPVGYHSFGGWKDSLFGDHHIYGNDGTHFYTRGKVVTTRWPDPADAPAGVDLGFPRNH; translated from the coding sequence ATGACGAAGATCGTCAACCACTGGATCGGCGGCAAGACCGTCGAAGGCGCCTCGGGCACGCACGGGCCGGTGACCAACCCGGCGACCGGCGAGGTGACGACGAAGGTCGCGTTCGCCTCGGCCGACGAGGTGGACGCGGCGGTCGCCGCCGCCAAGGACGCCTACCTGACGTGGGGCCAGTCCTCGCTGGCCCAGCGCACCTCGATCCTGTTCAAGTTCCGCGCGCTGCTGGACGCCAACCGGGACGCGATCGCCGAACTGATCACCGCCGAGCACGGCAAGGTACACAGCGACGCCCTCGGCGAGGTGGCCCGCGGCCTGGAGATCGTCGACCTGGCCTGCGGCATCAACGTCCAGCTGAAGGGCGAGCTGTCCACGCAGGTCGCCAGCCGCGTCGACGTCGCCTCGATCCGCCAGCCGCTGGGCGTCGTCGCGGGCATCACCCCGTTCAACTTCCCGGCGATGGTGCCGATGTGGATGTTCCCCATCGCCATCGCGTGCGGCAACACCTTCGTCCTCAAGCCGTCCGAGAAGGACCCGTCGGCCTCCCTCAAGATCGCCGAGCTGCTGTCGGAGGCGGGCCTGCCGGACGGCGTCTTCAACGTCGTCCACGGCGACAAGGTGGCCGTCGACCGCCTCCTGGAGCACCCGGACGTCAAGGCCGTCTCCTTCGTCGGCTCGACCCCGATCGCCCGCTACATCCACACCACCGCCTCCGCCAACGGCAAGCGCGTCCAGGCCCTCGGCGGCGCCAAGAACCACATGCTGGTCCTGCCCGACGCCGACCTCGACGCGGCCGCCGACGCCGCCGTCTCGGCCGCCTACGGCTCCGCCGGTGAGCGCTGCATGGCCATCTCCGCGGTGGTCGCCGTCGGCTCGATCGGCGACGAGCTGGTGGAGAAGATCCGCGAGCGCGCCGAGAAGATCAAGATCGGCCCCGGTGACGACCCCACGTCCGAGATGGGCCCGCTCATCACCAAGGTCCACCGCGACAAGGTGGCCTCCTACGTGGAGGGCGCGGCGGCCGAGGGCTGCGATGTCGTCCTGGACGGCACCGGTCACACCGTCGACGGCTTCGAGGACGGCCACTGGATCGGCATCTCGCTGCTCGACAAGGTGCCCACGTCCGCCAAGGCCTACCAGGACGAGATCTTCGGCCCGGTGCTGACCGTGCTGCGCACCGAGACCTACGAGGAGGCCCTGGAGCTGATCAACGCCTCCCCGTTCGGCAACGGCACCGCGATCTTCACCCGGGACGGCGGCGCGGCCCGCCGCTTCCAGCTGGAGGTCGAGGCCGGCATGGTCGGCGTGAACGTGCCGATCCCGGTCCCCGTGGGCTACCACTCCTTCGGCGGCTGGAAGGACTCGCTCTTCGGCGACCACCACATCTACGGCAACGACGGCACGCACTTCTACACCCGCGGCAAGGTCGTCACCACCCGCTGGCCGGACCCGGCCGACGCCCCCGCGGGCGTGGACCTGGGCTTCCCGCGCAACCACTGA